A stretch of the Papaver somniferum cultivar HN1 chromosome 6, ASM357369v1, whole genome shotgun sequence genome encodes the following:
- the LOC113289838 gene encoding uncharacterized protein LOC113289838 isoform X3, whose protein sequence is MRISIFSATDSDAGAYSSYNNQDQPASSLRPSSTLTGDGASTSGVKKRFRSTPNLVITYAPHSPAADLNDNIVTTQADDTASVEDDNSTSSMVNVWDIASAKAYDAQNHTDAWQQTRYPNYWFDPSLGLSGGISLAWKNGVDIEIMHTTSDSIHAIVHAHDNNVDFLITFMYGAHEAIENSNQWQYLIDMHSYFDLPWILWGDLNFNMHDSETHSSRVTHPHHARHVRNYVQQLGLIDLGYSGADITWSNHRSGDEHVSARLDRDLVNSQWINHYTTARLQHLIPIASDHCPILLHTVPTDSKSSPFKLYKCWFQLDSCTDAISRSWHQQYSGSPSFQFSSKLKLTRTQLQLWKRMSFGNIESNLQNIQNHIQRCYDNNLPSSHPQVKRLSSSLQQWLSIQKEFFMQKAGSFGNSV, encoded by the exons ATGCGTATTTCAATCTTCTCGGCTACAGATTCTGATGCCGGTGCTTATTCTTCATACAACAATCAAGACCAGCCAGCTTCTTCTTTGAGACCGTCTTCTACCCTGACTGGTGATGGTGCTAGTACTAGTGGTGTTAAGAAAAGATTTAGAAGCACTCCCAATTTGGTTATAACGTATGCACCTCATTCTCCGGCTGCTGATTTGAATGATAATATTGTTACTACTCAAGCTGATGATACTGCCTCTGTTGAAGATGATAACTCTACTTCAAGCATGGTTAATGTATGGGACATTGCTTCAGCTAAAGCTTACGATGCTCAGAATCATACCGATGCATGGCAACAG ACTAGGTACCCTAACTATTGGTTTGATCCTTCTTTGGGTCTTTCTGGTGGTATCTCTCTTGCCTGGAAAAATGGAGTAGACATTGAAATCATGCACACAACCTCTGACTCTATACATGCTATTGTCCATGCCCATGATAATAATGTGGATTTTTTGATAACTTTTATGTATGGTGCTCATGAGGCTATAGAGAATTCTAATCAGTGGCAGTATTTGATTGATATGCATTCATATTTTGATCTTCCTTGGATTCTTTGGGGGGATTTAAATTTCAATATGCATGATTCAGAAACCCATAGTTCAAGAGTCACTCATCCTCATCATGCTAGACATGTTAGGAATTATGTTCAACAATTAGGTCTCATTGACTTAGGTTACTCAGGAGCTGACATTACTTGGTCGAATCATCGTAGTGGAGATGAACATGTCTCTGCTCGTCTAGATAGGGATTTAGTGAATAGTCAATGGATCAATCATTATACAACTGCTCGTCTTCAACACTTAATTCCTATTGCTTCGGATCACTGCCCAATTTTGCTCCATACGGTTCCTACTGATAGTAAAAGTTCTCCTTTTAAGCTCTACAAGTGTTGGTTTCAACTGGATTCATGTACTGATGCTATTTCTCGAAGTTGGCATCAACAATATTCGGGGTCTCCATCCTTTCAGTTTTCTAGTAAGCTAAAACTTACTAGAACTCAGCTGCAATTGTGGAAGAGAATGTCCTTTGGCAACATCGAAAGTAATCTtcaaaacattcaaaatcatattcaacGTTGCTATGACAATAATTTGCCTTCTTCTCATCCTCAGGTTAAACGGTTAAGTTCATCCTTGCAGCAATGGCTTTCAATTCAGAAGGAGTTCTTCATGCAAAAAGCAG GGTCCTTTGGGAATTCGGTATGA
- the LOC113289838 gene encoding uncharacterized protein LOC113289838 isoform X2 translates to MRISIFSATDSDAGAYSSYNNQDQPASSLRPSSTLTGDGASTSGVKKRFRSTPNLVITYAPHSPAADLNDNIVTTQADDTASVEDDNSTSSMVNVWDIASAKAYDAQNHTDAWQQTRYPNYWFDPSLGLSGGISLAWKNGVDIEIMHTTSDSIHAIVHAHDNNVDFLITFMYGAHEAIENSNQWQYLIDMHSYFDLPWILWGDLNFNMHDSETHSSRVTHPHHARHVRNYVQQLGLIDLGYSGADITWSNHRSGDEHVSARLDRDLVNSQWINHYTTARLQHLIPIASDHCPILLHTVPTDSKSSPFKLYKCWFQLDSCTDAISRSWHQQYSGSPSFQFSSKLKLTRTQLQLWKRMSFGNIESNLQNIQNHIQRCYDNNLPSSHPQVKRLSSSLQQWLSIQKEFFMQKAGLELLRVMMGFKRLFINNAGILSAQR, encoded by the exons ATGCGTATTTCAATCTTCTCGGCTACAGATTCTGATGCCGGTGCTTATTCTTCATACAACAATCAAGACCAGCCAGCTTCTTCTTTGAGACCGTCTTCTACCCTGACTGGTGATGGTGCTAGTACTAGTGGTGTTAAGAAAAGATTTAGAAGCACTCCCAATTTGGTTATAACGTATGCACCTCATTCTCCGGCTGCTGATTTGAATGATAATATTGTTACTACTCAAGCTGATGATACTGCCTCTGTTGAAGATGATAACTCTACTTCAAGCATGGTTAATGTATGGGACATTGCTTCAGCTAAAGCTTACGATGCTCAGAATCATACCGATGCATGGCAACAG ACTAGGTACCCTAACTATTGGTTTGATCCTTCTTTGGGTCTTTCTGGTGGTATCTCTCTTGCCTGGAAAAATGGAGTAGACATTGAAATCATGCACACAACCTCTGACTCTATACATGCTATTGTCCATGCCCATGATAATAATGTGGATTTTTTGATAACTTTTATGTATGGTGCTCATGAGGCTATAGAGAATTCTAATCAGTGGCAGTATTTGATTGATATGCATTCATATTTTGATCTTCCTTGGATTCTTTGGGGGGATTTAAATTTCAATATGCATGATTCAGAAACCCATAGTTCAAGAGTCACTCATCCTCATCATGCTAGACATGTTAGGAATTATGTTCAACAATTAGGTCTCATTGACTTAGGTTACTCAGGAGCTGACATTACTTGGTCGAATCATCGTAGTGGAGATGAACATGTCTCTGCTCGTCTAGATAGGGATTTAGTGAATAGTCAATGGATCAATCATTATACAACTGCTCGTCTTCAACACTTAATTCCTATTGCTTCGGATCACTGCCCAATTTTGCTCCATACGGTTCCTACTGATAGTAAAAGTTCTCCTTTTAAGCTCTACAAGTGTTGGTTTCAACTGGATTCATGTACTGATGCTATTTCTCGAAGTTGGCATCAACAATATTCGGGGTCTCCATCCTTTCAGTTTTCTAGTAAGCTAAAACTTACTAGAACTCAGCTGCAATTGTGGAAGAGAATGTCCTTTGGCAACATCGAAAGTAATCTtcaaaacattcaaaatcatattcaacGTTGCTATGACAATAATTTGCCTTCTTCTCATCCTCAGGTTAAACGGTTAAGTTCATCCTTGCAGCAATGGCTTTCAATTCAGAAGGAGTTCTTCATGCAAAAAGCAG GCCTTGAGCTTCTCCGGGTAATGATGGGTTTCAAGCGGCTTTTTATCAACAATGCTGGGATATTGTCGGCTCAGAG atga
- the LOC113289838 gene encoding uncharacterized protein LOC113289838 isoform X4 has protein sequence MRISIFSATDSDAGAYSSYNNQDQPASSLRPSSTLTGDGASTSGVKKRFRSTPNLVITYAPHSPAADLNDNIVTTQADDTASVEDDNSTSSMVNVWDIASAKAYDAQNHTDAWQQTRYPNYWFDPSLGLSGGISLAWKNGVDIEIMHTTSDSIHAIVHAHDNNVDFLITFMYGAHEAIENSNQWQYLIDMHSYFDLPWILWGDLNFNMHDSETHSSRVTHPHHARHVRNYVQQLGLIDLGYSGADITWSNHRSGDEHVSARLDRDLVNSQWINHYTTARLQHLIPIASDHCPILLHTVPTDSKSSPFKLYKCWFQLDSCTDAISRSWHQQYSGSPSFQFSSKLKLTRTQLQLWKRMSFGNIETMAFNSEGVLHAKSRVLWEFGMTTEVILKLSF, from the exons ATGCGTATTTCAATCTTCTCGGCTACAGATTCTGATGCCGGTGCTTATTCTTCATACAACAATCAAGACCAGCCAGCTTCTTCTTTGAGACCGTCTTCTACCCTGACTGGTGATGGTGCTAGTACTAGTGGTGTTAAGAAAAGATTTAGAAGCACTCCCAATTTGGTTATAACGTATGCACCTCATTCTCCGGCTGCTGATTTGAATGATAATATTGTTACTACTCAAGCTGATGATACTGCCTCTGTTGAAGATGATAACTCTACTTCAAGCATGGTTAATGTATGGGACATTGCTTCAGCTAAAGCTTACGATGCTCAGAATCATACCGATGCATGGCAACAG ACTAGGTACCCTAACTATTGGTTTGATCCTTCTTTGGGTCTTTCTGGTGGTATCTCTCTTGCCTGGAAAAATGGAGTAGACATTGAAATCATGCACACAACCTCTGACTCTATACATGCTATTGTCCATGCCCATGATAATAATGTGGATTTTTTGATAACTTTTATGTATGGTGCTCATGAGGCTATAGAGAATTCTAATCAGTGGCAGTATTTGATTGATATGCATTCATATTTTGATCTTCCTTGGATTCTTTGGGGGGATTTAAATTTCAATATGCATGATTCAGAAACCCATAGTTCAAGAGTCACTCATCCTCATCATGCTAGACATGTTAGGAATTATGTTCAACAATTAGGTCTCATTGACTTAGGTTACTCAGGAGCTGACATTACTTGGTCGAATCATCGTAGTGGAGATGAACATGTCTCTGCTCGTCTAGATAGGGATTTAGTGAATAGTCAATGGATCAATCATTATACAACTGCTCGTCTTCAACACTTAATTCCTATTGCTTCGGATCACTGCCCAATTTTGCTCCATACGGTTCCTACTGATAGTAAAAGTTCTCCTTTTAAGCTCTACAAGTGTTGGTTTCAACTGGATTCATGTACTGATGCTATTTCTCGAAGTTGGCATCAACAATATTCGGGGTCTCCATCCTTTCAGTTTTCTAGTAAGCTAAAACTTACTAGAACTCAGCTGCAATTGTGGAAGAGAATGTCCTTTGGCAACATCGAAA CAATGGCTTTCAATTCAGAAGGAGTTCTTCATGCAAAAAGCAG GGTCCTTTGGGAATTCGGTATGACAACAGAAGTGATATTGAAGCTATCTTTTTGA
- the LOC113289838 gene encoding uncharacterized protein LOC113289838 isoform X1 translates to MRISIFSATDSDAGAYSSYNNQDQPASSLRPSSTLTGDGASTSGVKKRFRSTPNLVITYAPHSPAADLNDNIVTTQADDTASVEDDNSTSSMVNVWDIASAKAYDAQNHTDAWQQTRYPNYWFDPSLGLSGGISLAWKNGVDIEIMHTTSDSIHAIVHAHDNNVDFLITFMYGAHEAIENSNQWQYLIDMHSYFDLPWILWGDLNFNMHDSETHSSRVTHPHHARHVRNYVQQLGLIDLGYSGADITWSNHRSGDEHVSARLDRDLVNSQWINHYTTARLQHLIPIASDHCPILLHTVPTDSKSSPFKLYKCWFQLDSCTDAISRSWHQQYSGSPSFQFSSKLKLTRTQLQLWKRMSFGNIESNLQNIQNHIQRCYDNNLPSSHPQVKRLSSSLQQWLSIQKEFFMQKAGLELLRVMMGFKRLFINNAGILSAQRVGKVKLLIKLEELRK, encoded by the exons ATGCGTATTTCAATCTTCTCGGCTACAGATTCTGATGCCGGTGCTTATTCTTCATACAACAATCAAGACCAGCCAGCTTCTTCTTTGAGACCGTCTTCTACCCTGACTGGTGATGGTGCTAGTACTAGTGGTGTTAAGAAAAGATTTAGAAGCACTCCCAATTTGGTTATAACGTATGCACCTCATTCTCCGGCTGCTGATTTGAATGATAATATTGTTACTACTCAAGCTGATGATACTGCCTCTGTTGAAGATGATAACTCTACTTCAAGCATGGTTAATGTATGGGACATTGCTTCAGCTAAAGCTTACGATGCTCAGAATCATACCGATGCATGGCAACAG ACTAGGTACCCTAACTATTGGTTTGATCCTTCTTTGGGTCTTTCTGGTGGTATCTCTCTTGCCTGGAAAAATGGAGTAGACATTGAAATCATGCACACAACCTCTGACTCTATACATGCTATTGTCCATGCCCATGATAATAATGTGGATTTTTTGATAACTTTTATGTATGGTGCTCATGAGGCTATAGAGAATTCTAATCAGTGGCAGTATTTGATTGATATGCATTCATATTTTGATCTTCCTTGGATTCTTTGGGGGGATTTAAATTTCAATATGCATGATTCAGAAACCCATAGTTCAAGAGTCACTCATCCTCATCATGCTAGACATGTTAGGAATTATGTTCAACAATTAGGTCTCATTGACTTAGGTTACTCAGGAGCTGACATTACTTGGTCGAATCATCGTAGTGGAGATGAACATGTCTCTGCTCGTCTAGATAGGGATTTAGTGAATAGTCAATGGATCAATCATTATACAACTGCTCGTCTTCAACACTTAATTCCTATTGCTTCGGATCACTGCCCAATTTTGCTCCATACGGTTCCTACTGATAGTAAAAGTTCTCCTTTTAAGCTCTACAAGTGTTGGTTTCAACTGGATTCATGTACTGATGCTATTTCTCGAAGTTGGCATCAACAATATTCGGGGTCTCCATCCTTTCAGTTTTCTAGTAAGCTAAAACTTACTAGAACTCAGCTGCAATTGTGGAAGAGAATGTCCTTTGGCAACATCGAAAGTAATCTtcaaaacattcaaaatcatattcaacGTTGCTATGACAATAATTTGCCTTCTTCTCATCCTCAGGTTAAACGGTTAAGTTCATCCTTGCAGCAATGGCTTTCAATTCAGAAGGAGTTCTTCATGCAAAAAGCAG GCCTTGAGCTTCTCCGGGTAATGATGGGTTTCAAGCGGCTTTTTATCAACAATGCTGGGATATTGTCGGCTCAGAG GGTTGGCAAAGTAAAATTgttaatcaagctggaagaactACGCAAGTGA
- the LOC113289838 gene encoding uncharacterized protein LOC113289838 isoform X6, with protein sequence MRISIFSATDSDAGAYSSYNNQDQPASSLRPSSTLTGDGASTSGVKKRFRSTPNLVITYAPHSPAADLNDNIVTTQADDTASVEDDNSTSSMVNVWDIASAKAYDAQNHTDAWQQTRYPNYWFDPSLGLSGGISLAWKNGVDIEIMHTTSDSIHAIVHAHDNNVDFLITFMYGAHEAIENSNQWQYLIDMHSYFDLPWILWGDLNFNMHDSETHSSRVTHPHHARHVRNYVQQLGLIDLGYSGADITWSNHRSGDEHVSARLDRDLVNSQWINHYTTARLQHLIPIASDHCPILLHTVPTDSKSSPFKLYKCWFQLDSCTDAISRSWHQQYSGSPSFQFSSKLKLTRTQLQLWKRMSFGNIES encoded by the exons ATGCGTATTTCAATCTTCTCGGCTACAGATTCTGATGCCGGTGCTTATTCTTCATACAACAATCAAGACCAGCCAGCTTCTTCTTTGAGACCGTCTTCTACCCTGACTGGTGATGGTGCTAGTACTAGTGGTGTTAAGAAAAGATTTAGAAGCACTCCCAATTTGGTTATAACGTATGCACCTCATTCTCCGGCTGCTGATTTGAATGATAATATTGTTACTACTCAAGCTGATGATACTGCCTCTGTTGAAGATGATAACTCTACTTCAAGCATGGTTAATGTATGGGACATTGCTTCAGCTAAAGCTTACGATGCTCAGAATCATACCGATGCATGGCAACAG ACTAGGTACCCTAACTATTGGTTTGATCCTTCTTTGGGTCTTTCTGGTGGTATCTCTCTTGCCTGGAAAAATGGAGTAGACATTGAAATCATGCACACAACCTCTGACTCTATACATGCTATTGTCCATGCCCATGATAATAATGTGGATTTTTTGATAACTTTTATGTATGGTGCTCATGAGGCTATAGAGAATTCTAATCAGTGGCAGTATTTGATTGATATGCATTCATATTTTGATCTTCCTTGGATTCTTTGGGGGGATTTAAATTTCAATATGCATGATTCAGAAACCCATAGTTCAAGAGTCACTCATCCTCATCATGCTAGACATGTTAGGAATTATGTTCAACAATTAGGTCTCATTGACTTAGGTTACTCAGGAGCTGACATTACTTGGTCGAATCATCGTAGTGGAGATGAACATGTCTCTGCTCGTCTAGATAGGGATTTAGTGAATAGTCAATGGATCAATCATTATACAACTGCTCGTCTTCAACACTTAATTCCTATTGCTTCGGATCACTGCCCAATTTTGCTCCATACGGTTCCTACTGATAGTAAAAGTTCTCCTTTTAAGCTCTACAAGTGTTGGTTTCAACTGGATTCATGTACTGATGCTATTTCTCGAAGTTGGCATCAACAATATTCGGGGTCTCCATCCTTTCAGTTTTCTAGTAAGCTAAAACTTACTAGAACTCAGCTGCAATTGTGGAAGAGAATGTCCTTTGGCAACATCGAAA GTTAA
- the LOC113289838 gene encoding uncharacterized protein LOC113289838 isoform X5 yields the protein MRISIFSATDSDAGAYSSYNNQDQPASSLRPSSTLTGDGASTSGVKKRFRSTPNLVITYAPHSPAADLNDNIVTTQADDTASVEDDNSTSSMVNVWDIASAKAYDAQNHTDAWQQTRYPNYWFDPSLGLSGGISLAWKNGVDIEIMHTTSDSIHAIVHAHDNNVDFLITFMYGAHEAIENSNQWQYLIDMHSYFDLPWILWGDLNFNMHDSETHSSRVTHPHHARHVRNYVQQLGLIDLGYSGADITWSNHRSGDEHVSARLDRDLVNSQWINHYTTARLQHLIPIASDHCPILLHTVPTDSKSSPFKLYKCWFQLDSCTDAISRSWHQQYSGSPSFQFSSKLKLTRTQLQLWKRMSFGNIETMAFNSEGVLHAKSRP from the exons ATGCGTATTTCAATCTTCTCGGCTACAGATTCTGATGCCGGTGCTTATTCTTCATACAACAATCAAGACCAGCCAGCTTCTTCTTTGAGACCGTCTTCTACCCTGACTGGTGATGGTGCTAGTACTAGTGGTGTTAAGAAAAGATTTAGAAGCACTCCCAATTTGGTTATAACGTATGCACCTCATTCTCCGGCTGCTGATTTGAATGATAATATTGTTACTACTCAAGCTGATGATACTGCCTCTGTTGAAGATGATAACTCTACTTCAAGCATGGTTAATGTATGGGACATTGCTTCAGCTAAAGCTTACGATGCTCAGAATCATACCGATGCATGGCAACAG ACTAGGTACCCTAACTATTGGTTTGATCCTTCTTTGGGTCTTTCTGGTGGTATCTCTCTTGCCTGGAAAAATGGAGTAGACATTGAAATCATGCACACAACCTCTGACTCTATACATGCTATTGTCCATGCCCATGATAATAATGTGGATTTTTTGATAACTTTTATGTATGGTGCTCATGAGGCTATAGAGAATTCTAATCAGTGGCAGTATTTGATTGATATGCATTCATATTTTGATCTTCCTTGGATTCTTTGGGGGGATTTAAATTTCAATATGCATGATTCAGAAACCCATAGTTCAAGAGTCACTCATCCTCATCATGCTAGACATGTTAGGAATTATGTTCAACAATTAGGTCTCATTGACTTAGGTTACTCAGGAGCTGACATTACTTGGTCGAATCATCGTAGTGGAGATGAACATGTCTCTGCTCGTCTAGATAGGGATTTAGTGAATAGTCAATGGATCAATCATTATACAACTGCTCGTCTTCAACACTTAATTCCTATTGCTTCGGATCACTGCCCAATTTTGCTCCATACGGTTCCTACTGATAGTAAAAGTTCTCCTTTTAAGCTCTACAAGTGTTGGTTTCAACTGGATTCATGTACTGATGCTATTTCTCGAAGTTGGCATCAACAATATTCGGGGTCTCCATCCTTTCAGTTTTCTAGTAAGCTAAAACTTACTAGAACTCAGCTGCAATTGTGGAAGAGAATGTCCTTTGGCAACATCGAAA CAATGGCTTTCAATTCAGAAGGAGTTCTTCATGCAAAAAGCAG GCCTTGA